In the genome of Myxocyprinus asiaticus isolate MX2 ecotype Aquarium Trade chromosome 45, UBuf_Myxa_2, whole genome shotgun sequence, the window tgctgccacacgattggctgattagataatcgcatgaataagtaggtgtacaggtgtacctaataaagtgatcgGGGGGTGTACAGTATATTCATACCGTCTGGATACCTTATTTTCAAAACACCTACTTAAATGTCTGATTAAAGGATTTTATGGTGCATCTGAAGTTCTATAGAGTAGTTTGCTATGTTGGGCGACAGTAGTAACAGCATATGAAATTCTGATCATCAACCTACTGTATCTCCCTCTCTACAGACATCAAAAACTTCACTCCCAGAGACTGCTCTGACATCAGTGTGCTGAAGCAGAGGACAAACGGAGTGCACCGGGTGACCCCCGACCCCAAGAACAGCAGCTTTCTAGTGTACTGTGACATGGAGTCATTTGGTGGTGGGTGGACGGTTGTGCAGCGGCGAATCAACGGTAGTGTGAGCTTCAACCGCACCTGGGCTGAATACAAGAAGGGATTTGGTGACCCACATGGGGAATTCTGGCTGGGCAATGACAAAATCCACCTGCTCACCAAGACCAAGGACATGGTGCTGCGCATTGAGCTTGAAGACTTTGAGGGCACACGTGGGTATGCCAAGTACGAACAGTTCTATGTTTCAAATGAATTTCTCCGTTATCGACTGTCGGTGAGCGGGTACACTGGGACTGCTGGGAATGCTCTGCAGTTTAGCAAACACTTCAACCATGATCAGAAGTTCTTCACCACACCGGACAAAGACAACGACATGTACCCCTCAGGGAATTGTGGGGTGTACTACGGATCGGGCTGGTGGTTTGATGCCTGCATGTCAGCAAATCTCAATGGCAAATACTACAAAACAAAGTACAAGGGGAAGAGGGATGGGATCTATTGGGGCACATGGCACAACCTGACTAATGAGTACTATCCCACGAACTACAGACAAGCATTTAAACATGTCAAAATGATGATAAGGCCAAAGAATTATGCCCCCTAAGCCAACTGATGTATAAATggaaataacaattatttttggTGCCGTTACACACCTTCCGTCAAGGAAAATGTCTAACAGTATAGCTTGTTACAGATATGACAAATCCtcagaaattaaaggaatattccaggttcaatacaggttaaactcaatcgacagcatttgtggcataatgttgattaccacaaaaaataattttgactcatctctccttttctttaaaaaaaaaaaaaaagcaaaaatctgggttcctgtgaggccaatctgtaaacgttaaaatactcaccgtttcaaaagtatagccacaagacataaacaatatgcatgttaacatgattttagtgtgataaaattgcttactaaccttttgtgtacagttagagccaattttacaactttgttgctatgacaacataatgccataaacaCTTAAACAAtcgtaaaaatgacaatttaaacaacagctcaaataatacacaagttttaacagaagaattaattgaaGTGCTTTTATCAATTtagaaacttcacatttctgccttcaaactctccaaaaattggctccattcacttccattgtaagtgcctcactgtaacctccatttttgctatatatgtgaaataaaatgaaactcTACAAAACTCTTTATTACAACCATATTTGGTCTGTTTAACAAACAAAGTGGAAAAATATACAATCCAGCCTCTACTCTGAATATATGAGGACATTGTTTAATGGTTTCACTTCTTTCTTAGTGTGTGCTACTGTCATCTTGTGTTCAATTGTATACtacaaaataaaactacaaagatGGAAGGTTGAACTaggaaatgtacagtatttattttcgAAAGAATTGGACGAATTTTGAAAGACCTTTTTTTTAAGTATTGTTGTGTGACTATAGGCTGGGACCTTACTGGACGTTAGTTTAAATGTAGCAGAAACAGCGCTGCCATTCTTCCTTTTCTGAAATGTATTAAATTAGAGAACACAAAAGCTGTTTGTATATTGAAGCATTTCTATAAAgttacattcatttttttttttttttaaagttgcaaTAATCTTTTCTATGaatctaataaaaaaatgtgtcaaaGCTTTTAGAGTTCATGCACACTGTGTTTACTGCACATTTTTGAGCCGACTATTAAACTGAAGATGTCTGAAGTGTCTTTTTGCATGTCTCCTTAACATGAAAGAGCTTCTACCTGGTCCAAGCACTGCAGGGCTGGGTTTGTTGATATGACAGCGGGTTGTTCATGATTGGAATCAGCCTCTGGAGCTACTGCTGAAATGGGTGTGGTCCTCTCACTGGAACCCTCCTTATCAGCCCCAGATAGAGAAGTGCTCCATCCCTCTGGTTGACTCatgagctacacacacacacacacacacacacacacacaaacacaaacatacacacaacaacacacacacacacaaacaaacatacacacaaacatacacacacaaacaaacatacatacacacaaacatacacacacacacaaacaaacacacaaacacatacacacacgcacacaaacatacacacacacaaacacacacacacacacacaaacacacacgcacacaaacacaaaaacacacacagaaacatacacacatacacacaaacacacacacacacaaacatgcacacaaacatatacacacacaaacacacacgaacacaaacacacacaaacacgaacacaaacatacacacacacacacacacaaatatacacgcacgcaaacacacatacacacacaaacatgcacacacacacaaatatacacgcacgcacacacatacaaacacgcacacacacacaaacatgcacacacacacaaatatacacgcacgcaaacacacacacaaacacacacacacacacacaaacacacaaatatacacgcacacaaacacacaaacacacacacgaatATACACGcacgcaaacacacatacacacaaacacgaacacaaatatacacacacacaaacacaaacaaacacacatacacacacacacacacaaatatacacgcacgcaaacacacatacacacaaacacacacacacacacaaatatacacgcacgcaaacacacacacacacacacacacacaaacatgcacacacacacaaatatacacgcacgcaaacacacaaacacacacacacacacacacaaatatacacgcaggcaaacacacacacacacatacacacacacacacacacacacacacaaacatgcacacacacacaaatataaacgcacgcaaacacacatacacacaaacacacacacaaatatacacgcacacaaacacacacacaaacatgcacacaaacatatacacacacacacacacgaatataCACGCACGcgaacacaaacatacacacacacacatacacacacacacaaacacacacaaacacgaacacaaatatacacacacacaaacaaacacacatatacacacacacaaatatacacgcACGCAAACAcgaacacaaacatacacacacacaaacaaacacacatacacacacacacaaacacacacaaacacgaacacaaatatacacacacacaaacaaacacacatatacacacgcacAAATATACACGcacgcaaacacacatacacacacacacacacaaatatacacgcacgcaaacacacatacacacaaacatacacacacaaacacaaacacacacacaaacaaaaacaaacacacatacacacacacaaatatacacgcacgcaaacacacatacacacaaacatacacacacaaacacaaacacacacacaaacaaaaacaaacacacatacacacacacaaatatacacgcacgcaaacacacattcacacacaaacacacaaacacatataaacaAGTACAGACTTTAGATCATTTAAAAGTATGAAATTATGAGTTATTATTGCCCACAAGGAGCTGAATAAAAGTTCATAAGAACTCATGAGAAGACActgtatttattttgtgatacaaacactgaataaataaataaacaaataaatactctTTATCATCCGTTTTTGTCTCTAAAGACGACACTGATTCTGGTgggttattaattattaaaataatctcaACTTGCTTGCTGAGGGAATTTTAGAATACATGCATCATGGCTAGATGTGAATGTTTCAAGCTTTTAAAAACCTTTCAAACCATCTTGAGAACTTAACTCCATCAGAATCATACAACGCCCGTCAATAAAGGTTTATTACAATAAAGATTTCCTCAAAAGCAAAAATAATGTTGAGTCATCCTTACCGCGTTCTTGTATCTCACAGTTTCTGCCACACACAACGCCGTCTTTACATTTGATCTTGTGTTTTGATTTTTAAATCTGAAGTTTCACTCGCTCTGTTGTGTTGCGCGAGTGACGCGGACTCCATAGCAACGTGTCGCGCAGGAGGAGCCGGACCAGATGTAGATCACCAGATTGTATCGAAGTGTTCTTTTTCATGGACATCCAGGGGAGTAGTTTCCAAGCTCTAAACtagaccattcattttcatagaaAACAAGCACATCGtcacttcaataaaaaatacaaatacaaataaaaaatcatttcagtaaattgaaagtgTCTAAACATCACTTTGTCATGCATTTGGGGTCTCTGGTGATATCTgctggaataaaatgaaataacaaCTGTGGCCATTAGATGACGTCAGTGCTCCATGCATCGGGTGATCTCTATAAACTCATGttctaacaaacttaatttctagatatgatcacaagttatgcatttgagacatatttagacattataaaaaactattatttgtcaaattgtatCATTTTGTTCTAAACCGCTTCTGTTGAAGTGTtagattttgcaatgatgttccAATATGCTGTCAAACATGACAGTGCtccacagtcaaatctgattgtgtaacaaagaaaagacagagttattattttgttaactgtcatttatttcaaacatccaaATTCTAGCATAAACTGTGTCACACAGGGATAgagtttggaaatagaaaatattgTTAGCCTGATATGAAAACAATTGAAGTCAATGAGATATCACTAATATAGTCAAACAAacctgtatgcgtgtgtgtgttttctgtattGTGGATGTTTTACAGTCTCACCTcttcatttatgtgtggttgTATTCtacattgtgtctgatttatacatacatacatatatataatttattttaatatttcctattcatttcctatggcgggtcaaaaatgacccggaaCATCTCAAGTGCTGCCTTTTTTTCCCAACcccttagacttatcgaatcaagtccagatttttgtgtgtgttcagatagctAGTGGAGGAAAAGACACTAAAACTGGTACCTCTCAGATAAAGGATACTCTtcttattaaagaaacaaaatgaaaataggTCAAAAAACTTGTCTTGtcccttttcaaaaaaaaaaaaaaaaaaaaaaattgaggttacagtgaggcacttacaatggaattgaataaACATGAACATTAAAAATTAACACTTTAGATCATTCAAAAGATATGAAATTAAGAAATTAAAGgcgctgtaagcgattttagccattctagaatttagATGAGTTAaaccgttggattagccacaccccctctttccaaaaccccaaacTGTAAAGATACCAAACCAGCTTTATTCACAACAAcatgagcagaaacggttgtca includes:
- the LOC127434861 gene encoding fibroleukin-like is translated as MKLVYVCCFLLTAARQAVEAVGSGPSGVLEKVAGVSSCSQVRLKPAGQCEDEEECPYQITLPPLTIQLPKQFRLLEKTMKELQSLKETVNRLKSSCLECSSQKMDLNLQKDSGDPPAGSAEQGRGDTSTRVYWNGNDSNNNIVQDMKLKMNRMSNSLKNARVQINSLQGRLEELNLLNLENVEAIVDRKVENITGIVNKIGSTCTSQCTDELQHIKNFTPRDCSDISVLKQRTNGVHRVTPDPKNSSFLVYCDMESFGGGWTVVQRRINGSVSFNRTWAEYKKGFGDPHGEFWLGNDKIHLLTKTKDMVLRIELEDFEGTRGYAKYEQFYVSNEFLRYRLSVSGYTGTAGNALQFSKHFNHDQKFFTTPDKDNDMYPSGNCGVYYGSGWWFDACMSANLNGKYYKTKYKGKRDGIYWGTWHNLTNEYYPTNYRQAFKHVKMMIRPKNYAP